GACGCTCTCTGCGCTTGCTGTGTTTTCCGATTGTGAGTTTTTACCGAAGAAGCAGACGGCGGAAACTGTGGTGTGCGCGCAAGGTGTTGTGTGTgatcgccgtcatcgtcgctgcCATCGCAAGGATTGCTGGGTCGTGATGTTTTGAaaccctttctttttctttttccgatcGTACACCCCGCTAGATTAGTCCCcgggattgtgtgtgtgtgtgccgacaCACCATAttcataatatttttttttatttccatgtTTTCATCATGCCTCGGGATTGCAGCATCGCACCCAAGCTCCGCAGAGATGTGTGGCGCCGCACAAGAATCTACCcgagctgatgctggtgctggttggtggtaatTGTGTCGCCATTGCAGCAGGCGTGTGCGACGGTTTGAGGAGAGAAACGACGAGGAGTTGTGGGGCGCTCTAGTGGCTAGTGGCAGAAGTGGTAAGAATTAGCATCCACCGTTCCTGCAAGTCGCTGCCGACCGTGAGTGGAAACCCCCACCGGGCGGAACCAGGGGTAGTGAATGTGTGAAAGTGGAAAGAACAGaagtagctgcagcagcagcacctccgcGTAGCGCACTAGTAGACACAGTGCTCTGCAAcgggtcgtcatcatcgttgccgtcgacgtcgccgccgccgccgtcgtcgttgtcgctatCTCTCGGCTCTCGGCTGTCAAGGGTTGCTAAGGGATTTCGCTGGTCTGGCCCTGAAAATGCGATGTTGTgcgatgtgcgtgcgtgaagcAGTTGCCACAGTTGGCtcacacagcaccagcagcagcagcagtttgcgaGAAATATAATAGGTTGGGTGGATCATCGGAGGCAGCAAAATTGGCACAACACGCGTTGTCTgccatcgcgatcgatcgggtGTTCCGTGTACGTGCTAAATGAGGGAAAAGTGTGGGACCGAATTGAGATATCCACAGCCTGCCAGGGACGCGTCAAAAATGCAGGAACAGATTTGTGAGTGCAAAGTGAGTGCGAAAGGAGCGTAGCGtaacgaaagcgaaaagcgcAGTTGTTAGTGTGCTATCACACGGACACAAGGCGGAAGGACGGTCTTTGAACAACgttcaccgacaccgacagctCGCGGAATCCGAAAGGTGAACGATGGATTTTATTGGCAATCTGCTGAACCAAATGTCGTCCGCCTTCAATCAGGAGACGGCCATCcccaagaaggaggagattTCCATGGACGAAACGCTCAAGTGGCGAGCGTTGAAGAACAATCAATTTGCATCCCGCACCCGTCAGCCAAGCTCCAGTGGGGGTACTGGGGGTGGAAGCGGGTCCGGCAAGGGTGGACGAAAGGTGGAAGCCAACGGTCAACCGCGCCCCGGCTCATCGGCAACCAGCAGCGGACTGGCAACGATGATGACTATGTCATCGGCGGAAAACTCGAACGATTCCGGTCCAGCAGCCTCTGCCCTGGCCATCAGCGAAGGTCGCCGATCCGCACCGATCCTGGACGGTTCACTCGACGATACCAACTCATCGGCATTGCTTAGTAACGGTGGTGCTTCCTCGACGCCCGACCTCATGATCGCCGGTATTGAGGAAGACGACGATCTAGAGGAcggcatcgagatcgagatcgcgaAGGACATCAGCGGAGAGGAACTGCAGGAAGCGCTCGGTTTGAGCCAGCTCGTGGTggaaacgatcgacgatctgAGTCAGCAATCGCAATCGAGTAACAGTGTACCGCCGGGATCACACTCGAAAACGACACCCATCATGAAATCGGAAGATGAGAAAGATGAGGATCCGATCGTCCGCCGCGATGCTGCGATCGGATCATCCCTTGCTGCTGAGGAATCGTCGATCGCAGATGATCTGCACCTGACAGCAACCAAAACGGAGAAACCGGAAGTGGTAGCAACGACAAatgcaacagaagaagaacaagaagaaagagaaaaagaaaggaaggaagtggtgCCCGGTTCTGTCTCCAGTCAGCAGGTCGATGCGTCTCCAGTCGCGGTCatcgctgatgctgatgcagccgatgatgatgttgtaaTTATCGCACCCTCCACCGtacaggaggtggtggtgttggttgcaGAAGATGGCAcaaaagaggaggaagaagaagagcaggagCGAGGCGCATGCGCATCGGCTGCCAGCGAATCAGCAGCCGCTACTCACATGACGACGGTTGCGAGTAGCGCAGCGTCCACGAAGTGTACGGAGAAGAAGCAAGCCGTTCTGACGGATGCCGATCCAGTTGCAGCTACCAGTGTCGCATCGGTCGACGAAGTGGAGCGTAAGTATCGGCCCCAGGAGAACGATTCGGTTCGTGCGAACGCAACGATGGCGCAAACGGCCGGAGGGCCCTCGGTAGACGATTTGAAACTGGAAGAAAGTTTAGAGAAAAAGACCGATCCAGATGGAGCTGGCGATGGGGAGGAGAAGTTGGCCGAAGCCGCCCGGCCACCCTCGGCTGGACGGGCCACGCGTAGCAAGAAGACTTCCATATCGtctgccaccaccgtcacaCCCCCACCGCTAGCGGGTGTGGCAAATGCCGCAAACTCTTCCTCGCAGCGACGATCGCAGCGCTTTGTGAAGGATAGCGGTGTGGCCGCATCGGGGAAGCTCAATGGAGAACAGCAATCACGATcctcgccggtggtggtaaaaGAGGAGCAAGAAGAACCGACGatcaagaagaaaacgaacgatGAGTCATCCAAGCAAGCGAACGTCTCcatggcgacgaccacgaaagTAGCAGCCATCGAtcggagtagtagtagtagcaccgcAACGTTGAAATCCGATCGTAGTCTACGCAGCAAACAGCTACAATCGTCGCAAGGTGGTAGTGGGCCAGCTGCATCAGCAATAGCTGGTGGTCGTCGGGCATCGGAAACGGTAAAGTCTGCCTGCCAGGAAGACTCGAACGATTCGATCCCAGTTGCGGAATCGGAACCGGCGGAAAAGCCACCGAATCGTCGTGGCAGAAAGCGTCTGAGTCATCAGGAGCAAACGGCGATCGCGACTCCCcagtcggtggtggttcacGAAGAACCGACGGTGGCATCGGAAGAGTCACAGCAACGTGCCAGCGGCTCGGGTACTCGTTCGGTTTTTCCACTCGACCCAGGCGAAAACGATTCCGGCggtaaacagcagcaacagcagcagcagccgcaacaggCCCCAGTGGCGGTACCAGCGCCGAATCGACGCGGTAGAAAGCGTAAAAATCCGATCCCTGTTGATGCTACAGTAAACACCGGACCAGTGACAGCAGcttcggcggcagcagcatcgtcaacaTCGTCGCTACCGTATGGCAAGCGTATGTTGCGGATGTCGCGTGATGGAAGCGAAGGTATTCTTGCTTCAGCTCTCGCTCGCCGCGATAAGGTAGACTCGCAGGGTCGCAGCTCACGACCGATCAAACTATCGGCAAAGATGCTTGCCAATGAGGAGTTGCGCCAGGGGTTTGAGCAGCACAACAATGGGCGCATTATTATCGCATCCGACAGCGTAAACACCGATGATACGACgactgatcgcgatcgtgaacgAGCGTCCGAAACCAGTAGTCGAAAGCAATCAGCAACCGTAGCAGCTGccgcagcggcaacagcagcagcagcagcagcgttggcTGCAGTGAAAGCCGGATCAATAGGTGCTCAACAGCGTGCGGAGCGAGCCGGCTCAGGAAGCTCCTTAAGCAGCAGCTCCGAAGACGTGACGCTCGTCAGTGTGACCAAGGTGGTGCCCACAGTGGCACCGGTGGCTACTTCTGTGAAACGAGGATCGGCCGAGGCAAAGGAAACGAAGCGTATACAAGACTCTGCCACCCTGCCAGTTTCGACCGAGGCTACCGTGAAGGGCACTAGCAATGAAGGAATTCGGACGACGAtacagccacagcaacagcaagcccCGACCGCGCGATGTCCCGATTTGCAGACATTTCTACAAGAGATACGATCGATGCGTCTCGGCACGAATCGATCGCCGGAAGAGAATCCAAAGCTCAATCGAAGACAGATCAAGCGCTTGGGGAAACTGAAGGAGAAGCATCTGCTGGCACTGGGGCTGAGGCGCAAGAGCAAGGAGAACCAGCGCAACGGTGTGTCCACCAGCGCTGCCGACCAATCGGACGGTGCGAGCGTCATTCCGAGCGATACTGAATCGAGCGGTAGCGAGGCAGAGTTTGTCCCAAGTGGAAAGATCGGTACGGTTGGCAAACCGAGCGTTACGTTGCGTCTCCGTAAGCCGGAGACATTGCTCGAAAACCCAAGATCATTAGCTGGTGGTCGGCCGGCATCATTGCCTTCTGGTCCTTCCACGGCACCAGCACGATCGGGCGGCACTAaggctaagcagcagcagcagcaacagcaaactaATGGTAGAAATATCGTGAACGCTCCCGGTTCATCGTCTCGCCGACAATCAGCAATTGTGTTGCCAGCGGCAGCTACCACCCTTCCCGGACCGTTCTCGGCTCCTCCTCCTAGCAAGGATATGGAAACCGAACATTTGCAGCGATCGTTGAAGCGACTTGGCTGCGAAGTGACAATCATACCACAGGCACCACGTCCACAGGCACCGATTAGTTCTTCATCCGCGCCACGGGCAACTTCTGTAGCTCGGTCAGGTGCAGGGGTAGGTGCAGGATCATCGCAGCGCAAGCAGCAGAGACACAACAAGACACCCAAAGGGATTAGTCAGGCCGCTCAAGCACTTCGGACGCTTTCTTCGGTATCACCATCGTTGGAGATCGTGCTGGACAAAAGACCCATCGGTTTGGCTACAGCGCCGTTTGGCAACAAACGTACTCCATTTGAGGCTTCTGGGTCGACGAAAACGGTGGCTGAGGCAAGCGGAACTACCGGTGGTACGGTGGATGGTGGactggtgtgtctgtgtgctcaGATCTCGGATGTTTACGTTCGGCGTCCGGCAGGGAACGGATACTGCACTGCTATCGATGATATCGATGGTCAACCGATCGGTTGCTGTAACGAGCTGACGGAGGACGAAGTGATCATGCTGCGCCCGAGTGCGTCCGTTAGTTTCCAGGTGTTTTGCAATATGCACCGGAAACGGCTTGAGGATCATGGATGCTGTGCGGTTTGTGGTCATTTCTGTACTCAGGTAAGCCTTCCTAGAACAGCTATCAATGTTATCACGTTAGCACATAACTGTTTTGTATCGTTTGCTGCAGGGTAACTTTGCGATGTGCAAGAATGTTCATCTCTTCCATCCGAACTGTGCCAAGAAGTACATTCTCAACACACCGTACAACTCGAACCGACCGGGCGAGCCACCAACGGCACCGATACTGGTACTGCAGTGCCCACACTGCGCCCGTGAGTGTCCGAACGGTGAGATACAGGTGAACATCCAGCTGACCACTCCACCAGTTCTGCTACCTTCGCGAAGCAACGTTGTGTAAGTGCCTGATTTGTTAATTAGCGCCTCCGATAGTGTATGCTCACTCTGGTGCTTGCTATTCCTCAGGAAACCTGCAAAAATGACGGTCTCGAAacccgacagcagcagtacaaacGGTGGTACTGTGGGCGAAGATATCTTCCGGACGAAGGTGAACGCGTTGGTGCCAAGCAGCGTGAAGAATATGCTCGCCACGAGCTCatctggtggcggtggtataaacggaaatggaagcgGGTCATTGGCGGTAGCTCCACGTGCCGGAAGCAGTAGTGGACGAAGCGAAAGATCCAACAATGGCACCGGTGTTGGTGGATCACGCCGGAAGACAACCTTCACGAAGCAAGACTTCTATCGGGCCATCACGACACAGCACAATGATGTTGATCGCGTCTCGGAGATCATTGGTAAGACGGGAGCTCTGGTTACCTAAGCATGCGCTGACTTTCCTGGTGCTTTCTTTGCAGCATCGGGCTTCGATATCGAGACACGATTTGCCGATATCCACGGCGGGACATGTCTTCATCTGGTGGCGCACTATGGTACGATTACGAGCGCCTACTTGATCATCAGTCGCGCCCGATCGGTAGACTATTTGAACATCGCCGATAACGTACTGCGCACGGCGATGATGTGTGCGCTGGAACAAAAGAAATtcgaaatcataaaactgtTGCTGGACTGTGGAGCGGATGCGACCGTTAAAGGACCGGATGGGATGACGGTGCTGCACATAGCGGCTAGGCATGGTCACCACGAAGCCGTCCGTACCATTTTGGAGTCGGTCCGGAAACGTCTCACGGCCCGCGAGTTGTCGAGCTTCCTGAATCGGGGAGATGGTGGCCGCTGGACTGCGTTGGCCTGGGCAGCGGAAAATCGTCACAAAGAAAcgatccagcagctgctggaactCGGTGCCGATGTGAACGTGTGCGATCTCGAGAACAATACGTCGCTGCACTGGGCAACGTTGGCGGGATGTACCGATACGCTGTATCTGTTGCTGAATAAGTGTTGCGACACCAACGTGCAGAACACCAGTGGTGATACGCCGCTGTAAGTTACCCATTTTCCACGGTTCTTTCCTCTTTTGTGTCATTGAAAATCAATTCGAGTTCGAGGTAGAATTCACCAAACTGCCCAGCACAATGACTACTGCGATAGTGAGTTGCTCATGTGCTGGACTAGTTAGTTCACTTTTGCCACGCTTGCTAGGGATGAAATGGCTGTTAATTGAACAATCAACACGGAATAAGGTCAAGGCCTACGGCTGCTaaagttttgctcaaattgtGTTCTTTCTCTGCTTGGATAGACACATCGCTTGTCGTTTGGGGCACGCCTCCAGCTGCATCCTACTAATGGCCAAGGGAGCATCGCTAACCATACGCAATAACGCCGGCGAGCAACCCATGGATGCGATCGGTGATCCGGACAGCGAGTGTGCTAGTATCCTGGGAGCGAACCTCAAGATGCGTCTGCTGGCGAAGAACACAAAAGAAACGCGAGTCCTTAGCAGGTATGTGATCGGTCGTTCGATTGGTTGTTCGATGAGGATGGTTCAATTCAATAACTAATCTAATGATGTTATGCTTTAGTGACATCTCCAACGGAAGGGAGCGGTACCCGGTGCAGGTGGTCCAGACGGTGGGTGCAAACGATCGACTGCAAGCGTTACCAAAGTTCAAATACGTCAAACGTACGGTTCAGGTCGAGTGCAGCGTGCAGATGGACACAAACCTGCGTAACATGCGTCTTTGCTCGTGTACTGATGAGTGAGTTTCGGGGAAGGGAACTTTTCCTACACGGATCGCAGCATATTGATTGTCATGTTCTCATTTCTATTAGCTGTTCCTCGGAAGGTGCTAATTGTGTCTGCTCAGAACGTGGATGGTACAATGCTGATGGTCGGCTGGTGGACGATTTTAattaccaccacccaccggagATTGTCGAGTGCGGTGATGCGTGCGATTGCAACCGATTGGTCTGCCGGAATCGGGTGGTGCAGCGGGGTCTGCTGGTACCGCTGCAGATCTTCCACAGTGCAGGCAAGGGCTGGAGTGTCCGGACGCTAGTACGCATTGCAAAGGGTAGTTTTCTGGTTGAGTATGTCGGTGAGCTGTTGACCGACGAAGCCGCTGATCGACGACCGGATGATAGCTACATCTTCGATTTGGGTGCCGGAGTAAGTGATCTGCTGTTGTGATGTTTGCCGCCAATGATGGAGCCACCAGATTGTGTCCATGGATCATATTAATCTCTCCCTTCTTTTCCAGTACTGTATGGATGCCAGTGCGTATGGTAATGTGAGCCGATTCTTCAATCATTCCTGCAAACCGAACGTTTCACCGGTGCGTGTCTTCTACGAGCATCAGGATACGCGCTTTCCGAAGGTGGCCATGTTTGCCTGCCGAGACATCGAACCGCAGGAGGAAATTTGGTAAGTCCCAGAGTTGAtcaacccgttttttttttcacctcaACACATTAGATTTTCTTTGGATTTCAACATGATTTTAGCTTCGATTATGGGGATAAGTTCTGGATGGTGAAAAACCGAACCGTATGCTGCCAGTGCAATGCTTCCGAGTGCCGATACCGTACGGTGCAGCAGGCCGGCGATGGCTGCCCCGTGACTGTAGTGCTGTAGATGATTGAAGGCCACACGATCACCCCCGGGTTCTCGTTACTGTAATAGTTTGAATTTTAATCTACTTTATTTGAGCGAATGTGAAAGAGCGCAGACATTCAAAATAGGCTAAAGGGAACGATGGATACATTGATTCCAGAAACAATATTTACTTATATCTTTCTGCGTGGCCATAgatggttttcccttttatttATTCGTCCTTCTGTAAACGATCACCATTTATAGAGTAGGCCTGTGGGCAACCAGTGACTAGCGCAACGAGGTGCGTCGGTTAATCAAAGCAATGATAAGGAAGAAGTAAAGTTTATGCTAGTATCTTTACCTCCCTTCAGAATCCCCTTTGTTTGATCAGATCGGAAGACCTAAGTTGTACGTACGTGTGCGGTGCCGATGGTTGACGTAACCATCGGTGCAGAACACGATATGAAATTGTACCAAAAATTAGAACgacatgaaaaaacaaacttaGTATTATTCTAAATTAGCTAACCGCTGCACAAAGCAATGCACCTACACGTGTAGGTTGAGTAGGTCGGGTGGGGTTCGTGCCATATCACAGCTCTTTTCGtcgaaagagacagagagacagagagagggagtaagCAAGAATACGACTGGTGTTGACGATGTTGGCCGGTTTGATATTACGTAAACGTACCCAGTAATCCCGCGATGTGATGTAGATCGCTATGCCATAAAGAACATTGTACAGGGTCTTCTGGTTGAGTAACAGTTCTAGGTGGGCTGTGTTCGACTCCAGATCGTTTGGACAGGAAGCTCTGCGGAACTGAAATGCGCACACTCACAGGTAGGGCGCGATCGATTACAACCCGAAGATAGTCAGATTTGATAGATAAGAAGCTAGTAGTAAGTCgagcgtgcatgcgtgcgtgtactGTGTGCAGTTTTATGAGTTCGATTGTACTGCTTTcctatttttattgttttgttcaaTTAGTTTGATTTCCTCCGAGAGTTCGCCAGTAGCTTCTAAGTAGTGTGTATCTTGTTTGGCCATTATAAGTATAGCATGGGTCTAGTTTCGATTTCTCAACCACCGAAGATGTAGTACAACCAATTCGTTCGAATTCATACATACATCACTCCGCGAGGCGATCTCACTGCAATCGGAAAACTGTAATGTGACAGGTTTCGGTTGGAACTTTCTGTGAATTTGCGCTGGActagattgaaaaaaaaaacaaataaccaaAGCCGCCAGATTGCACGGGCCATTCGGCGGATCCTGCCCGTTTCTTTGTCGTTCGCTTCGGTTCTAATCATTCGATATATTGTACATTGTAGTTTAATTTTTTCATACACTCGATAATCCACCGCGCGTTTTAGTTCCTTCGGTTTTATTTACTCGcatttgttttaatattttgATCACAACCCTTTTTcatgtctctttctctctctgtgtttagATAATACATTTGCTTTCTTGCCAATAAGTGATATCCCATTTATCGAGTAAAGGCGGGGAGTGGACAGTTGTAGTGGAAATAGATAAGGTAGAAAATGTAAAGCGAAGAGAAGctaaaacacaaaagaaaatcaCATTCTAGTTAGGGCAAGTTGAGTAGCGAAACGTTCAaaagagacacacaaaaaaaggaataaaagaaGTCATCTAAAATCTGTATAACAAAGTGAGGGTTACTAAAGTCGTGAAAGAAAAAGCAAGCAACTCGTGCGTGCACACTTGACTTCTTTTCGGATTTTGAACTTGCTGTAGCGAAAAGTAATGTTGAgttgcgtttttttatttacttttattccaatcatgctcatcatctgAATTGGAGGACGATCGATAAAATTATTTacacaataaaaaatattggatTCATCGACGAAAAACGTTCgttctgtgcgtgcgtgttggATTTCAATTCATTCTTCTGGCTTAACCTTTA
The sequence above is a segment of the Anopheles darlingi chromosome 2, idAnoDarlMG_H_01, whole genome shotgun sequence genome. Coding sequences within it:
- the LOC125952126 gene encoding uncharacterized protein LOC125952126, producing the protein MDFIGNLLNQMSSAFNQETAIPKKEEISMDETLKWRALKNNQFASRTRQPSSSGGTGGGSGSGKGGRKVEANGQPRPGSSATSSGLATMMTMSSAENSNDSGPAASALAISEGRRSAPILDGSLDDTNSSALLSNGGASSTPDLMIAGIEEDDDLEDGIEIEIAKDISGEELQEALGLSQLVVETIDDLSQQSQSSNSVPPGSHSKTTPIMKSEDEKDEDPIVRRDAAIGSSLAAEESSIADDLHLTATKTEKPEVVATTNATEEEQEEREKERKEVVPGSVSSQQVDASPVAVIADADAADDDVVIIAPSTVQEVVVLVAEDGTKEEEEEEQERGACASAASESAAATHMTTVASSAASTKCTEKKQAVLTDADPVAATSVASVDEVERKYRPQENDSVRANATMAQTAGGPSVDDLKLEESLEKKTDPDGAGDGEEKLAEAARPPSAGRATRSKKTSISSATTVTPPPLAGVANAANSSSQRRSQRFVKDSGVAASGKLNGEQQSRSSPVVVKEEQEEPTIKKKTNDESSKQANVSMATTTKVAAIDRSSSSSTATLKSDRSLRSKQLQSSQGGSGPAASAIAGGRRASETVKSACQEDSNDSIPVAESEPAEKPPNRRGRKRLSHQEQTAIATPQSVVVHEEPTVASEESQQRASGSGTRSVFPLDPGENDSGGKQQQQQQQPQQAPVAVPAPNRRGRKRKNPIPVDATVNTGPVTAASAAAASSTSSLPYGKRMLRMSRDGSEGILASALARRDKVDSQGRSSRPIKLSAKMLANEELRQGFEQHNNGRIIIASDSVNTDDTTTDRDRERASETSSRKQSATVAAAAAATAAAAAALAAVKAGSIGAQQRAERAGSGSSLSSSSEDVTLVSVTKVVPTVAPVATSVKRGSAEAKETKRIQDSATLPVSTEATVKGTSNEGIRTTIQPQQQQAPTARCPDLQTFLQEIRSMRLGTNRSPEENPKLNRRQIKRLGKLKEKHLLALGLRRKSKENQRNGVSTSAADQSDGASVIPSDTESSGSEAEFVPSGKIGTVGKPSVTLRLRKPETLLENPRSLAGGRPASLPSGPSTAPARSGGTKAKQQQQQQQTNGRNIVNAPGSSSRRQSAIVLPAAATTLPGPFSAPPPSKDMETEHLQRSLKRLGCEVTIIPQAPRPQAPISSSSAPRATSVARSGAGVGAGSSQRKQQRHNKTPKGISQAAQALRTLSSVSPSLEIVLDKRPIGLATAPFGNKRTPFEASGSTKTVAEASGTTGGTVDGGLVCLCAQISDVYVRRPAGNGYCTAIDDIDGQPIGCCNELTEDEVIMLRPSASVSFQVFCNMHRKRLEDHGCCAVCGHFCTQGNFAMCKNVHLFHPNCAKKYILNTPYNSNRPGEPPTAPILVLQCPHCARECPNGEIQVNIQLTTPPVLLPSRSNVVKPAKMTVSKPDSSSTNGGTVGEDIFRTKVNALVPSSVKNMLATSSSGGGGINGNGSGSLAVAPRAGSSSGRSERSNNGTGVGGSRRKTTFTKQDFYRAITTQHNDVDRVSEIIASGFDIETRFADIHGGTCLHLVAHYGTITSAYLIISRARSVDYLNIADNVLRTAMMCALEQKKFEIIKLLLDCGADATVKGPDGMTVLHIAARHGHHEAVRTILESVRKRLTARELSSFLNRGDGGRWTALAWAAENRHKETIQQLLELGADVNVCDLENNTSLHWATLAGCTDTLYLLLNKCCDTNVQNTSGDTPLHIACRLGHASSCILLMAKGASLTIRNNAGEQPMDAIGDPDSECASILGANLKMRLLAKNTKETRVLSSDISNGRERYPVQVVQTVGANDRLQALPKFKYVKRTVQVECSVQMDTNLRNMRLCSCTDDCSSEGANCVCSERGWYNADGRLVDDFNYHHPPEIVECGDACDCNRLVCRNRVVQRGLLVPLQIFHSAGKGWSVRTLVRIAKGSFLVEYVGELLTDEAADRRPDDSYIFDLGAGYCMDASAYGNVSRFFNHSCKPNVSPVRVFYEHQDTRFPKVAMFACRDIEPQEEICFDYGDKFWMVKNRTVCCQCNASECRYRTVQQAGDGCPVTVVL